One segment of Macaca fascicularis isolate 582-1 chromosome 4, T2T-MFA8v1.1 DNA contains the following:
- the SKIC2 gene encoding superkiller complex protein 2 isoform X2, with protein MDPWSLLAVLGAPVPSDLQAQRHPTTGQILGYKEVLLENTNLSATTSLSLRRPPGPASQSLWGNPTQYPFWPGGMDEPTITDLNTWEEAEEEIDFEKDLLTVPPGFKKGMDFAPKDRPTPAPGLLSLSYLLEPLDLGGGDEDENEAVGQPGGSRRDAVSASPCSTPLARASSLEDLVLKEASTAVSAPEAPEPPPQEQWAIPVDATSPVGDFYRLIPQPAFQWAFEPDVFQKQAILHLERHDSVFVAAHTSAGKTVVAEYAIALAQKHMTRTIYTSPIKALSNQKFRDFRNTFGDVGLLTGDVQLHPEASCLIMTTEILRSMLYSGSDVIRDLEWVIFDEVHYINDAERGVVWEEVLIMLPDHVSIILLSATVPNALEFADWIGRLKRRQIYVISTVTRPVPLEHYLFTGNSSKTQGELFLLLDSRGAFHTKGYYAAVEAKKERMSKHAQTFGAKQPTHQGGPAQDRGVYLSLLASLRTRAQLPVVVFTFSRGRCDEQASGLTSLDLTTSSEKSEIHLFLQRCLARLRGSDRQLPQVLHMSELLNRGLGVHHSGILPILKEIVEMLFSRGLVKVLFATETFAMGVNMPARTVVFDSMRKHDGSTFRDLLPGEYVQMAGRAGRRGLDPTGTVILLCKGRVPEMADLHRMMMGKPSQLQSQFRLTYTMILNLLRVDALRVEDMMKRSFSEFPSRKDSKAHEQALAELTKRLGALEEPDMTGQLVDLPEYYGWGEELTETQHMIQRRIMESVNGLKSLSAGRVVVVKNQEHHNALGVILQVSSNSTSRVFTTLVLCDKPLSQDPQDRGPATPEVPYPDDLVGFKLFLPEGPCEHTVVKLQPADMAAITTKVLRVNGEKILEDFSKRQQPKFKKDPPLAAVTTAVQELLRLAQAHPAGPPTLDPVNDLQLKDVSVVEGGLRARKLEELIRGAQCVHSPRFPAQYLKLRERMQIQKEMERLHFLLSDQSLLLLPEYHQRVEVLRTLGYVDEAGTVKLAGRVACAMSSHELLLTELMFDNALSTLRPEEIAALLSGLVCQSPGDTGDQLPNTLKQGIERVRAVAKRIGEVQVACGLNQTVEEFVGELNFGLVEVVYEWARGMPFSELAGLSGTPEGLVVRCIQRLAEMCRSLRGAARLVGEPVLGAKMETAATLLRRDIVFAASLYTQ; from the exons ATGGATCCCTGGTCTCTTTTGGCTGTCCTGGGAGCTCCAGTCCCATCTGACCTACAGGCCCAAAGACACCCAACCACAGGCCAGATACTGGGTTACAAAGAG GTCTTGCTGGAGAACACAAATCTCTCGGCCACAACCTCCTTGTCTCTTCGCCGGCCTCCAGGGCCAGCCTCCCAGTCCTTATGGGGAAATCCAACTCAGTATCCCTTCTGGCCAG GGGGGATGGATGAACCCACCATAACAGATCTGAACAcatgggaggaggctgaggaggagataGACTTTGAGAAAG ATCTTCTTACTGTTCCACCTGGTTTCAAGAAAGGCATGGACTTTGCACCAAAAG ATCGTCCAACTCCAGCTCCTGGACTACTAAGCCTTAGCTATCTGTTGGAGCCTCTGGATTTGGGTGGGGGTGACGAGGATGAGAATGAGGCAGTGGGACAGCCAGGAGGTTCCAGAAGGGACGCTGTTTCAGCCTCTCCCTGCAGTACTCCCCTGGCCCGAGCAAGCAGTTTGGAGGACCTAGTGTTGAAG GAAGCGTCCACAGCTGTATCCGCCCCAGAAGCCCCAGAGCCTCCACCTCAGGAGCAGTGGGCCATACCTGTGGATGCCACCTCCCCCGTTGGTGATTTCTATCGCCTCATTCCCCAGCCAGCCTTCCAG TGGGCATTTGAGCCAGATGTGTTTCAGAAACAGGCCATCCTGCACTTGGAGCGGCATGACTCTGTCTTTGTTGCAGCTCACACATCTGCAGGAAAAACAGTTGTGGCTGAATATGCCATTGCCCTGGCCCAGAAACACATGACACG CACCATCTACACTTCGCCCATCAAGGCCCTGAGCAACCAGAAGTTCCGGGACTTCCGAAACACGTTTGGGGATGTGGGGTTGCTCACTGGGGATGTGCAGCTGCACCCGGAGGCCTCCTGCCTCATCATGACCACAGAGATCCTTCG CTCCATGCTGTACAGTGGCTCAGATGTTATTCGGGACCTGGAGTGGGTCATCTTTGATGAGGTTCACTATATCAACGATGCCGAG CGTGGGGTCGTGTGGGAGGAGGTGCTCATCATGCTCCCTGACCACGTTTCTATCATCCTTCTGAGTGCCACCGTCCCCAACGCCCTTGAGTTTGCTGACTGGATTGG GCGACTGAAGCGTCGTCAGATCTATGTGATTAGCACTGTAACCCGCCCCGTGCCCCTGGAGCACTATCTTTTCACAGGGAACAGCTCCAAGACCCAGGGGGAGCTCTTTTTGTTGCTGGACTCTCGAGGAGCCTTCCATACAAAAGG GTACTATGCAGCTGTGGAGGCCAAGAAGGAGAGAATGAGCAAACATGCCCAGACCTTTGGGGCCAAGCAGCCCACACATCAGGGGGGCCCTGCACAG GACCGCGGAGTGTACCTGTCCCTCCTGGCCTCCCTCCGCACACGGGCCCAGTTGCCTGTGGTGGTGTTCACCTTCTCCCGGGGCCGCTGTGATGAGCAGGCCTCAGGCCTCACCTCCCTTGACCTCACCACCAGTTCAGAGAAGAGTGAGATCCACCTCTTCCTGCAGCGCTGCCTTGCTCGCCTCCGTGGCTCTGACCGCCAGCTGCCCCAG GTCCTGCACATGTCAGAGCTCCTGAATCGTGGCCTGGGTGTGCACCATAGCGGCATCCTGCCCATCCTCAAGGAGATCGTGGAGATGCTCTTCAGCCGTGGCCTGGTCAAG GTCTTGTTTGCCACAGAGACCTTTGCCATGGGAGTAAACATGCCGGCTCGTACAGTAGTGTTTGACTCCATGCGCAAGCACGATGGCTCCACCTTCCGGGACCTGCTCCCTGGGGAGTATGTGCAGATGGCAGGCCGGGCAGGGCGGAGGGGCCTGGACCCCACAGGCACCGTTATCCTGCTCTGCAAGGGCCGAGTGCCCGAGATGGCAGACCTGCACCGCATGATGATG GGGAAGCCATCCCAGCTGCAGTCCCAGTTCCGCCTCACGTACACTATGATCCTCAACTTGCTGCGGGTGGATGCCCTCAGGGTGGAGGACATGATGAAGAGGAGCTTCTCTGAGTTTCCCTCCCGCAAGGACAGCAAG GCCCATGAACAAGCCCTGGCCGAACTGACCAAGAGGCTGGGGGCTTTGGAGGAGCCTGACATGACTGGCCAACTGGTCGACCTGCCTGAATATTACGGCTGGGGGGAGGAACTGACAGAGACCCAGCACATGATTCAG CGACGCATCATGGAGTCTGTGAACGGGTTGAAGTCTCTCTCAGCAGGAAGGGTGGTGGTTGTGAAGAATCAGGAGCATCACAACGCACTGGGAGTGATCCTACAG GTCTCCTCGAACTCCACCAGCAGAGTATTCACAACCCTGGTCTTGTGTGATAAGCCCTTGTCCCAGGACCCACAGGACAGGGGGCCGGCCACTCCAGAGGTGCCCTATCCAGATGACCTCGTGGGATTCAAGCTGTTCCTGCCTGAAG GGCCTTGTGAGCACACCGTAGTCAAGCTCCAGCCAGCAGATATGGCTGCCATCACCACCAAAGTGCTCCGGGTGAATGGGGAGAAGATCTTGGAGGACTTCAGCAAGAGGCAGCAGCCAAAATTCAA gaaggatcctccccttgCGGCTGTGACCACTGCTGTCCAGGAACTACTGCGTCTGGCTCAGGCTCACCCAGCCGGACCCCCCACCCTCGACCCTGTCAATGACCTGCAGCTCAAAGACGTGTCGGTTGTAGAGGGTGGGCTCCGGGCCCGGAAGCTGGAGGAGCTGATCCGGGGGGCTCAGTGTGTACACAGCCCGCGTTTTCCTGCCCAG TACCTGAAGCTGCGGGAGCGAATGCAGATACAGAAGGAGATGGAGCGGCTGCACTTCCTACTGTCAGATCAGTCACTGCTGCTGCTTCCTGAGTACCACCAGCGAGTAGAG GTGCTCCGAACCCTGGGTTACGTGGACGAGGCAGGCACCGTGAAGCTGGCAGGGCGGGTGGCTTGTGCCATGAGCAGCCATGAGTTGCTCCTCACTGAGCTCATGTTTGACAATGCACTCAGCACCCTGCGGCCTGAGGAGATTGCTGCCTTGCTCTCTGGCCTGGTCTGCCAGAGCCCTGGGGACACTGGAGATCAGCTCCCAAACACCCTCAAGCAG GGAATAGAACGTGTTCGGGCTGTGGCCAAGCGGATTGGTGAGGTCCAGGTGGCTTGTGGCCTGAACCAGACGGTGGAGGAATTTGTGGGCGAGCTGAATTTTGGGCTGGTCGAGGTTGTGTATGAGTGGGCCCGGGGCATG CCCTTCTCCGAGTTGGCAGGGCTCTCAGGGACCCCCGAGGGCCTGGTGGTCCGCTGCATTCAGCGCCTGGCTGAGATGTGTCGCTCACTGCGGGGGGCAGCCCGCCTAGTAGGAGAGCCTGTGCTGGGCGCCAAGATGGAGACAGCGGCTACTTTGCTACGGCGGGACATCGTATTTGCGGCCAGCCTCTACACCCAGTGA
- the SKIC2 gene encoding superkiller complex protein 2 isoform X1 — MMETERLVLPPPDPLDLPLRAVELGCTGRWELLNLPGAPESSLPHGLPPCAPDLQQEAEQLFLSSPAWLPLHGVEHSAQKWQRKMDPWSLLAVLGAPVPSDLQAQRHPTTGQILGYKEVLLENTNLSATTSLSLRRPPGPASQSLWGNPTQYPFWPGGMDEPTITDLNTWEEAEEEIDFEKDLLTVPPGFKKGMDFAPKDRPTPAPGLLSLSYLLEPLDLGGGDEDENEAVGQPGGSRRDAVSASPCSTPLARASSLEDLVLKEASTAVSAPEAPEPPPQEQWAIPVDATSPVGDFYRLIPQPAFQWAFEPDVFQKQAILHLERHDSVFVAAHTSAGKTVVAEYAIALAQKHMTRTIYTSPIKALSNQKFRDFRNTFGDVGLLTGDVQLHPEASCLIMTTEILRSMLYSGSDVIRDLEWVIFDEVHYINDAERGVVWEEVLIMLPDHVSIILLSATVPNALEFADWIGRLKRRQIYVISTVTRPVPLEHYLFTGNSSKTQGELFLLLDSRGAFHTKGYYAAVEAKKERMSKHAQTFGAKQPTHQGGPAQDRGVYLSLLASLRTRAQLPVVVFTFSRGRCDEQASGLTSLDLTTSSEKSEIHLFLQRCLARLRGSDRQLPQVLHMSELLNRGLGVHHSGILPILKEIVEMLFSRGLVKVLFATETFAMGVNMPARTVVFDSMRKHDGSTFRDLLPGEYVQMAGRAGRRGLDPTGTVILLCKGRVPEMADLHRMMMGKPSQLQSQFRLTYTMILNLLRVDALRVEDMMKRSFSEFPSRKDSKAHEQALAELTKRLGALEEPDMTGQLVDLPEYYGWGEELTETQHMIQRRIMESVNGLKSLSAGRVVVVKNQEHHNALGVILQVSSNSTSRVFTTLVLCDKPLSQDPQDRGPATPEVPYPDDLVGFKLFLPEGPCEHTVVKLQPADMAAITTKVLRVNGEKILEDFSKRQQPKFKKDPPLAAVTTAVQELLRLAQAHPAGPPTLDPVNDLQLKDVSVVEGGLRARKLEELIRGAQCVHSPRFPAQYLKLRERMQIQKEMERLHFLLSDQSLLLLPEYHQRVEVLRTLGYVDEAGTVKLAGRVACAMSSHELLLTELMFDNALSTLRPEEIAALLSGLVCQSPGDTGDQLPNTLKQGIERVRAVAKRIGEVQVACGLNQTVEEFVGELNFGLVEVVYEWARGMPFSELAGLSGTPEGLVVRCIQRLAEMCRSLRGAARLVGEPVLGAKMETAATLLRRDIVFAASLYTQ; from the exons ATGATGGAGACAGAGCGACTCG TGCTACCTCCTCCAGATCCCCTGGACCTACCCCTTCGGGCCGTGGAGCTCGGATGCACAGGTCGCTGGGAGCTGCTTAACTTGCCTGGAGCTCCGGAGAGCAGC CTTCCCCATGGCCTCCCTCCCTGTGCCCCAGATCTGCAGCAAGAAGCAGAACAGTTGTTTCTGTCAtccccagcctggctgcctctGCATGGTGTGGAGCACTCAGCCCA aaaatggcAAAGGAAGATGGATCCCTGGTCTCTTTTGGCTGTCCTGGGAGCTCCAGTCCCATCTGACCTACAGGCCCAAAGACACCCAACCACAGGCCAGATACTGGGTTACAAAGAG GTCTTGCTGGAGAACACAAATCTCTCGGCCACAACCTCCTTGTCTCTTCGCCGGCCTCCAGGGCCAGCCTCCCAGTCCTTATGGGGAAATCCAACTCAGTATCCCTTCTGGCCAG GGGGGATGGATGAACCCACCATAACAGATCTGAACAcatgggaggaggctgaggaggagataGACTTTGAGAAAG ATCTTCTTACTGTTCCACCTGGTTTCAAGAAAGGCATGGACTTTGCACCAAAAG ATCGTCCAACTCCAGCTCCTGGACTACTAAGCCTTAGCTATCTGTTGGAGCCTCTGGATTTGGGTGGGGGTGACGAGGATGAGAATGAGGCAGTGGGACAGCCAGGAGGTTCCAGAAGGGACGCTGTTTCAGCCTCTCCCTGCAGTACTCCCCTGGCCCGAGCAAGCAGTTTGGAGGACCTAGTGTTGAAG GAAGCGTCCACAGCTGTATCCGCCCCAGAAGCCCCAGAGCCTCCACCTCAGGAGCAGTGGGCCATACCTGTGGATGCCACCTCCCCCGTTGGTGATTTCTATCGCCTCATTCCCCAGCCAGCCTTCCAG TGGGCATTTGAGCCAGATGTGTTTCAGAAACAGGCCATCCTGCACTTGGAGCGGCATGACTCTGTCTTTGTTGCAGCTCACACATCTGCAGGAAAAACAGTTGTGGCTGAATATGCCATTGCCCTGGCCCAGAAACACATGACACG CACCATCTACACTTCGCCCATCAAGGCCCTGAGCAACCAGAAGTTCCGGGACTTCCGAAACACGTTTGGGGATGTGGGGTTGCTCACTGGGGATGTGCAGCTGCACCCGGAGGCCTCCTGCCTCATCATGACCACAGAGATCCTTCG CTCCATGCTGTACAGTGGCTCAGATGTTATTCGGGACCTGGAGTGGGTCATCTTTGATGAGGTTCACTATATCAACGATGCCGAG CGTGGGGTCGTGTGGGAGGAGGTGCTCATCATGCTCCCTGACCACGTTTCTATCATCCTTCTGAGTGCCACCGTCCCCAACGCCCTTGAGTTTGCTGACTGGATTGG GCGACTGAAGCGTCGTCAGATCTATGTGATTAGCACTGTAACCCGCCCCGTGCCCCTGGAGCACTATCTTTTCACAGGGAACAGCTCCAAGACCCAGGGGGAGCTCTTTTTGTTGCTGGACTCTCGAGGAGCCTTCCATACAAAAGG GTACTATGCAGCTGTGGAGGCCAAGAAGGAGAGAATGAGCAAACATGCCCAGACCTTTGGGGCCAAGCAGCCCACACATCAGGGGGGCCCTGCACAG GACCGCGGAGTGTACCTGTCCCTCCTGGCCTCCCTCCGCACACGGGCCCAGTTGCCTGTGGTGGTGTTCACCTTCTCCCGGGGCCGCTGTGATGAGCAGGCCTCAGGCCTCACCTCCCTTGACCTCACCACCAGTTCAGAGAAGAGTGAGATCCACCTCTTCCTGCAGCGCTGCCTTGCTCGCCTCCGTGGCTCTGACCGCCAGCTGCCCCAG GTCCTGCACATGTCAGAGCTCCTGAATCGTGGCCTGGGTGTGCACCATAGCGGCATCCTGCCCATCCTCAAGGAGATCGTGGAGATGCTCTTCAGCCGTGGCCTGGTCAAG GTCTTGTTTGCCACAGAGACCTTTGCCATGGGAGTAAACATGCCGGCTCGTACAGTAGTGTTTGACTCCATGCGCAAGCACGATGGCTCCACCTTCCGGGACCTGCTCCCTGGGGAGTATGTGCAGATGGCAGGCCGGGCAGGGCGGAGGGGCCTGGACCCCACAGGCACCGTTATCCTGCTCTGCAAGGGCCGAGTGCCCGAGATGGCAGACCTGCACCGCATGATGATG GGGAAGCCATCCCAGCTGCAGTCCCAGTTCCGCCTCACGTACACTATGATCCTCAACTTGCTGCGGGTGGATGCCCTCAGGGTGGAGGACATGATGAAGAGGAGCTTCTCTGAGTTTCCCTCCCGCAAGGACAGCAAG GCCCATGAACAAGCCCTGGCCGAACTGACCAAGAGGCTGGGGGCTTTGGAGGAGCCTGACATGACTGGCCAACTGGTCGACCTGCCTGAATATTACGGCTGGGGGGAGGAACTGACAGAGACCCAGCACATGATTCAG CGACGCATCATGGAGTCTGTGAACGGGTTGAAGTCTCTCTCAGCAGGAAGGGTGGTGGTTGTGAAGAATCAGGAGCATCACAACGCACTGGGAGTGATCCTACAG GTCTCCTCGAACTCCACCAGCAGAGTATTCACAACCCTGGTCTTGTGTGATAAGCCCTTGTCCCAGGACCCACAGGACAGGGGGCCGGCCACTCCAGAGGTGCCCTATCCAGATGACCTCGTGGGATTCAAGCTGTTCCTGCCTGAAG GGCCTTGTGAGCACACCGTAGTCAAGCTCCAGCCAGCAGATATGGCTGCCATCACCACCAAAGTGCTCCGGGTGAATGGGGAGAAGATCTTGGAGGACTTCAGCAAGAGGCAGCAGCCAAAATTCAA gaaggatcctccccttgCGGCTGTGACCACTGCTGTCCAGGAACTACTGCGTCTGGCTCAGGCTCACCCAGCCGGACCCCCCACCCTCGACCCTGTCAATGACCTGCAGCTCAAAGACGTGTCGGTTGTAGAGGGTGGGCTCCGGGCCCGGAAGCTGGAGGAGCTGATCCGGGGGGCTCAGTGTGTACACAGCCCGCGTTTTCCTGCCCAG TACCTGAAGCTGCGGGAGCGAATGCAGATACAGAAGGAGATGGAGCGGCTGCACTTCCTACTGTCAGATCAGTCACTGCTGCTGCTTCCTGAGTACCACCAGCGAGTAGAG GTGCTCCGAACCCTGGGTTACGTGGACGAGGCAGGCACCGTGAAGCTGGCAGGGCGGGTGGCTTGTGCCATGAGCAGCCATGAGTTGCTCCTCACTGAGCTCATGTTTGACAATGCACTCAGCACCCTGCGGCCTGAGGAGATTGCTGCCTTGCTCTCTGGCCTGGTCTGCCAGAGCCCTGGGGACACTGGAGATCAGCTCCCAAACACCCTCAAGCAG GGAATAGAACGTGTTCGGGCTGTGGCCAAGCGGATTGGTGAGGTCCAGGTGGCTTGTGGCCTGAACCAGACGGTGGAGGAATTTGTGGGCGAGCTGAATTTTGGGCTGGTCGAGGTTGTGTATGAGTGGGCCCGGGGCATG CCCTTCTCCGAGTTGGCAGGGCTCTCAGGGACCCCCGAGGGCCTGGTGGTCCGCTGCATTCAGCGCCTGGCTGAGATGTGTCGCTCACTGCGGGGGGCAGCCCGCCTAGTAGGAGAGCCTGTGCTGGGCGCCAAGATGGAGACAGCGGCTACTTTGCTACGGCGGGACATCGTATTTGCGGCCAGCCTCTACACCCAGTGA
- the SKIC2 gene encoding superkiller complex protein 2 isoform X3 yields the protein MTRTIYTSPIKALSNQKFRDFRNTFGDVGLLTGDVQLHPEASCLIMTTEILRSMLYSGSDVIRDLEWVIFDEVHYINDAERGVVWEEVLIMLPDHVSIILLSATVPNALEFADWIGRLKRRQIYVISTVTRPVPLEHYLFTGNSSKTQGELFLLLDSRGAFHTKGYYAAVEAKKERMSKHAQTFGAKQPTHQGGPAQDRGVYLSLLASLRTRAQLPVVVFTFSRGRCDEQASGLTSLDLTTSSEKSEIHLFLQRCLARLRGSDRQLPQVLHMSELLNRGLGVHHSGILPILKEIVEMLFSRGLVKVLFATETFAMGVNMPARTVVFDSMRKHDGSTFRDLLPGEYVQMAGRAGRRGLDPTGTVILLCKGRVPEMADLHRMMMGKPSQLQSQFRLTYTMILNLLRVDALRVEDMMKRSFSEFPSRKDSKAHEQALAELTKRLGALEEPDMTGQLVDLPEYYGWGEELTETQHMIQRRIMESVNGLKSLSAGRVVVVKNQEHHNALGVILQVSSNSTSRVFTTLVLCDKPLSQDPQDRGPATPEVPYPDDLVGFKLFLPEGPCEHTVVKLQPADMAAITTKVLRVNGEKILEDFSKRQQPKFKKDPPLAAVTTAVQELLRLAQAHPAGPPTLDPVNDLQLKDVSVVEGGLRARKLEELIRGAQCVHSPRFPAQYLKLRERMQIQKEMERLHFLLSDQSLLLLPEYHQRVEVLRTLGYVDEAGTVKLAGRVACAMSSHELLLTELMFDNALSTLRPEEIAALLSGLVCQSPGDTGDQLPNTLKQGIERVRAVAKRIGEVQVACGLNQTVEEFVGELNFGLVEVVYEWARGMPFSELAGLSGTPEGLVVRCIQRLAEMCRSLRGAARLVGEPVLGAKMETAATLLRRDIVFAASLYTQ from the exons ATGACACG CACCATCTACACTTCGCCCATCAAGGCCCTGAGCAACCAGAAGTTCCGGGACTTCCGAAACACGTTTGGGGATGTGGGGTTGCTCACTGGGGATGTGCAGCTGCACCCGGAGGCCTCCTGCCTCATCATGACCACAGAGATCCTTCG CTCCATGCTGTACAGTGGCTCAGATGTTATTCGGGACCTGGAGTGGGTCATCTTTGATGAGGTTCACTATATCAACGATGCCGAG CGTGGGGTCGTGTGGGAGGAGGTGCTCATCATGCTCCCTGACCACGTTTCTATCATCCTTCTGAGTGCCACCGTCCCCAACGCCCTTGAGTTTGCTGACTGGATTGG GCGACTGAAGCGTCGTCAGATCTATGTGATTAGCACTGTAACCCGCCCCGTGCCCCTGGAGCACTATCTTTTCACAGGGAACAGCTCCAAGACCCAGGGGGAGCTCTTTTTGTTGCTGGACTCTCGAGGAGCCTTCCATACAAAAGG GTACTATGCAGCTGTGGAGGCCAAGAAGGAGAGAATGAGCAAACATGCCCAGACCTTTGGGGCCAAGCAGCCCACACATCAGGGGGGCCCTGCACAG GACCGCGGAGTGTACCTGTCCCTCCTGGCCTCCCTCCGCACACGGGCCCAGTTGCCTGTGGTGGTGTTCACCTTCTCCCGGGGCCGCTGTGATGAGCAGGCCTCAGGCCTCACCTCCCTTGACCTCACCACCAGTTCAGAGAAGAGTGAGATCCACCTCTTCCTGCAGCGCTGCCTTGCTCGCCTCCGTGGCTCTGACCGCCAGCTGCCCCAG GTCCTGCACATGTCAGAGCTCCTGAATCGTGGCCTGGGTGTGCACCATAGCGGCATCCTGCCCATCCTCAAGGAGATCGTGGAGATGCTCTTCAGCCGTGGCCTGGTCAAG GTCTTGTTTGCCACAGAGACCTTTGCCATGGGAGTAAACATGCCGGCTCGTACAGTAGTGTTTGACTCCATGCGCAAGCACGATGGCTCCACCTTCCGGGACCTGCTCCCTGGGGAGTATGTGCAGATGGCAGGCCGGGCAGGGCGGAGGGGCCTGGACCCCACAGGCACCGTTATCCTGCTCTGCAAGGGCCGAGTGCCCGAGATGGCAGACCTGCACCGCATGATGATG GGGAAGCCATCCCAGCTGCAGTCCCAGTTCCGCCTCACGTACACTATGATCCTCAACTTGCTGCGGGTGGATGCCCTCAGGGTGGAGGACATGATGAAGAGGAGCTTCTCTGAGTTTCCCTCCCGCAAGGACAGCAAG GCCCATGAACAAGCCCTGGCCGAACTGACCAAGAGGCTGGGGGCTTTGGAGGAGCCTGACATGACTGGCCAACTGGTCGACCTGCCTGAATATTACGGCTGGGGGGAGGAACTGACAGAGACCCAGCACATGATTCAG CGACGCATCATGGAGTCTGTGAACGGGTTGAAGTCTCTCTCAGCAGGAAGGGTGGTGGTTGTGAAGAATCAGGAGCATCACAACGCACTGGGAGTGATCCTACAG GTCTCCTCGAACTCCACCAGCAGAGTATTCACAACCCTGGTCTTGTGTGATAAGCCCTTGTCCCAGGACCCACAGGACAGGGGGCCGGCCACTCCAGAGGTGCCCTATCCAGATGACCTCGTGGGATTCAAGCTGTTCCTGCCTGAAG GGCCTTGTGAGCACACCGTAGTCAAGCTCCAGCCAGCAGATATGGCTGCCATCACCACCAAAGTGCTCCGGGTGAATGGGGAGAAGATCTTGGAGGACTTCAGCAAGAGGCAGCAGCCAAAATTCAA gaaggatcctccccttgCGGCTGTGACCACTGCTGTCCAGGAACTACTGCGTCTGGCTCAGGCTCACCCAGCCGGACCCCCCACCCTCGACCCTGTCAATGACCTGCAGCTCAAAGACGTGTCGGTTGTAGAGGGTGGGCTCCGGGCCCGGAAGCTGGAGGAGCTGATCCGGGGGGCTCAGTGTGTACACAGCCCGCGTTTTCCTGCCCAG TACCTGAAGCTGCGGGAGCGAATGCAGATACAGAAGGAGATGGAGCGGCTGCACTTCCTACTGTCAGATCAGTCACTGCTGCTGCTTCCTGAGTACCACCAGCGAGTAGAG GTGCTCCGAACCCTGGGTTACGTGGACGAGGCAGGCACCGTGAAGCTGGCAGGGCGGGTGGCTTGTGCCATGAGCAGCCATGAGTTGCTCCTCACTGAGCTCATGTTTGACAATGCACTCAGCACCCTGCGGCCTGAGGAGATTGCTGCCTTGCTCTCTGGCCTGGTCTGCCAGAGCCCTGGGGACACTGGAGATCAGCTCCCAAACACCCTCAAGCAG GGAATAGAACGTGTTCGGGCTGTGGCCAAGCGGATTGGTGAGGTCCAGGTGGCTTGTGGCCTGAACCAGACGGTGGAGGAATTTGTGGGCGAGCTGAATTTTGGGCTGGTCGAGGTTGTGTATGAGTGGGCCCGGGGCATG CCCTTCTCCGAGTTGGCAGGGCTCTCAGGGACCCCCGAGGGCCTGGTGGTCCGCTGCATTCAGCGCCTGGCTGAGATGTGTCGCTCACTGCGGGGGGCAGCCCGCCTAGTAGGAGAGCCTGTGCTGGGCGCCAAGATGGAGACAGCGGCTACTTTGCTACGGCGGGACATCGTATTTGCGGCCAGCCTCTACACCCAGTGA